In Legionella lytica, one genomic interval encodes:
- a CDS encoding Re/Si-specific NAD(P)(+) transhydrogenase subunit alpha has translation MIIAALLEKGHETRVAITPNSAKHYIKSGFEVVIEANAGQASGFADKDYEQVGVQVSKNRKSILEKTNVLLSINEPSPKDLAGLPAGALIIGHIDNEPQAELITWCLQHKISLLSMNLIPRISRAQSMDSLSSQANLAGYRAVLEATNQYQRAIPMMMTAAGMIQPAKVLILGAGVAGLQAIATAKRLGAVVCAFDVRRAAKEQVESLGAEFVEVSQEQDSETKGGYASETSDEYKKLQAELIDQYAKMADIVISTALIPGKKAPILVYKNTVEGMKPGSIIVDLATSRGGNCELSVMDETIKHGNVTIIGLSNMAGLVPATASELYANNLVHLMNLLTDKSTEVQFNPEDEIIQQAILCHQGQYLPFQATKETQNA, from the coding sequence ATGATTATCGCAGCCCTATTGGAAAAAGGTCACGAAACACGAGTAGCGATTACTCCTAATTCTGCAAAGCACTATATTAAATCAGGATTTGAAGTAGTCATTGAAGCAAATGCAGGCCAAGCTTCTGGCTTTGCTGATAAAGATTACGAACAGGTCGGTGTACAAGTCAGTAAAAACCGAAAATCAATCCTGGAAAAAACGAACGTTCTCCTTTCTATTAATGAACCCAGCCCCAAAGATTTAGCAGGCTTACCTGCTGGAGCGCTGATCATTGGCCATATTGATAATGAACCCCAAGCTGAACTCATTACCTGGTGTTTGCAACACAAAATTAGCCTATTATCAATGAACTTAATTCCAAGGATTAGCCGTGCTCAAAGCATGGACAGCCTATCATCCCAGGCAAATCTCGCTGGATATCGGGCAGTATTGGAGGCCACCAACCAATATCAACGCGCAATTCCAATGATGATGACCGCAGCAGGAATGATCCAACCTGCTAAAGTACTTATTCTTGGCGCTGGAGTTGCAGGGTTACAAGCTATTGCGACAGCCAAACGCTTAGGTGCTGTAGTTTGCGCCTTTGACGTACGGCGTGCAGCTAAAGAGCAGGTTGAAAGCCTTGGCGCAGAATTTGTGGAAGTCAGCCAAGAACAAGACAGCGAAACTAAAGGTGGTTATGCGTCTGAAACCAGTGACGAATATAAAAAACTTCAAGCAGAACTTATCGATCAATACGCAAAAATGGCTGACATTGTTATTTCTACAGCCTTAATTCCCGGCAAAAAAGCCCCTATTCTCGTGTACAAAAACACAGTAGAAGGAATGAAGCCTGGCTCCATAATTGTTGATCTAGCAACCTCACGAGGCGGAAATTGCGAGCTCAGCGTAATGGATGAAACAATTAAACATGGAAACGTTACCATTATCGGTCTTAGTAATATGGCGGGTCTGGTACCTGCGACAGCTAGTGAGCTCTATGCGAATAACTTGGTTCATCTCATGAATTTATTAACGGATAAATCCACTGAGGTACAATTTAATCCAGAAGATGAGATCATTCAGCAAGCAATTCTTTGCCATCAAGGTCAATATTTACCGTTCCAGGCAACTAAGGAGACACAAAATGCATGA
- a CDS encoding proton-translocating transhydrogenase family protein, giving the protein MHESYVTVLTIFVLACFVGYYVVWKVTPALHTPLMSVTNAISSIIILGALIAAGSQFIGQITWIGGFAIFITSINIFGGFVVTQRMLSMYKK; this is encoded by the coding sequence ATGCATGAGAGTTATGTTACCGTACTCACCATTTTCGTTCTGGCATGCTTTGTAGGATATTACGTGGTATGGAAAGTAACTCCTGCGTTACATACTCCATTAATGTCAGTTACTAATGCGATTTCCAGTATTATCATTTTAGGCGCCCTCATCGCGGCCGGAAGTCAATTTATAGGGCAAATAACCTGGATAGGTGGTTTTGCTATATTTATCACGTCAATTAATATTTTTGGTGGCTTTGTGGTCACACAACGCATGCTAAGTATGTATAAAAAATAA